The Clostridium sp. AWRP genome has a window encoding:
- a CDS encoding PLP-dependent aminotransferase family protein yields the protein MNLNREETVKYLLIEKHIKKLIDTNKIEDGEKLPSIREMAGFLNVNKITVVNAYKRLQAEGYAAQKIGSGTYAKKRDVNKNFSREYSKVLKKISSNEVENYIDFTGETPSGEFFQISFFKSVLNEVLDRDGSSALICQESLGYDGLRNSISDVFWNGNINKDDILIVSGAQQGIDVVSKAILNTNDTVIVEKPTYSGALSVFKWRRTEIIETPIEKDGINIDNLEKILKKNKVKCFYTMSYFQNPTGISYSNEKKKQILRLADIYDFYIIEDDYLSELIYNDNIKYGSFKSLDSSDRVIYIKSFSKIFLPGIRIGYLIPPKKFKESIQNSKINTDISTSSLMQRALDLYIRKGLWRNYINDLNVVYKKRYVYMKKCIDKYLKNKVEFVEPGGGLHFYLKIKQNIVIDSIELFRKSKNRKVLITPGTLFYKVPSEGEKYFKIGFSHVDEKNIESGIQILSEIIIM from the coding sequence GTGAATCTAAATAGAGAAGAAACTGTTAAATATCTATTAATAGAAAAACACATAAAAAAATTGATAGATACAAATAAAATTGAAGATGGGGAGAAACTACCTTCTATAAGAGAAATGGCAGGATTTTTAAATGTAAATAAAATCACTGTGGTAAATGCATATAAAAGGCTTCAAGCTGAAGGTTATGCTGCTCAAAAAATTGGCAGTGGAACTTATGCCAAAAAGAGGGATGTAAATAAGAACTTTAGTAGAGAATACTCAAAGGTTCTAAAGAAAATATCTAGTAATGAGGTAGAAAATTATATAGATTTTACCGGAGAAACTCCAAGTGGTGAATTTTTTCAAATAAGTTTCTTTAAAAGTGTTTTGAATGAGGTTCTGGATAGGGATGGCTCATCGGCTTTGATATGTCAAGAATCCCTCGGATATGATGGACTCAGAAATAGTATAAGTGATGTGTTCTGGAATGGAAACATAAATAAGGATGATATACTTATAGTTTCAGGAGCGCAGCAAGGTATAGATGTAGTTTCAAAGGCTATTTTAAATACAAATGATACTGTAATAGTTGAAAAACCAACATACAGTGGGGCACTGTCTGTATTTAAATGGAGAAGAACTGAAATAATCGAAACTCCTATTGAAAAAGATGGAATTAATATAGACAACCTTGAAAAAATACTTAAAAAAAACAAAGTGAAATGTTTTTATACAATGAGTTATTTTCAAAATCCTACTGGGATAAGCTATAGCAATGAAAAGAAAAAGCAAATACTCAGATTAGCCGATATATATGATTTTTATATAATAGAAGATGATTATCTTTCAGAGTTAATTTATAATGATAACATAAAATATGGTAGTTTTAAAAGCTTAGATAGTAGTGACAGGGTTATTTATATAAAAAGCTTTTCAAAAATATTTTTGCCAGGAATACGAATTGGATATTTGATACCTCCTAAGAAATTTAAGGAAAGCATTCAAAATTCAAAAATAAATACGGATATATCTACATCCAGTCTTATGCAAAGGGCTCTAGATTTATATATAAGAAAAGGTTTGTGGCGAAATTATATAAATGATTTAAATGTAGTCTACAAAAAAAGATATGTATATATGAAAAAATGTATAGATAAATATTTAAAAAATAAAGTAGAGTTTGTAGAACCAGGTGGAGGACTGCATTTCTATTTGAAAATAAAACAGAACATAGTTATAGATTCTATAGAGCTTTTTAGAAAATCAAAAAATAGAAAAGTTTTAATTACACCAGGTACGTTGTTTTATAAAGTACCTTCAGAAGGTGAAAAGTACTTTAAAATTGGT
- a CDS encoding nucleotidyltransferase domain-containing protein translates to MEKTILQYQKAFNSTIDRLKANDVVLAVMVFGSMVTGDLWDESDIDLLVVFDNKRGSIKNIYTEEKGIQIHVKLVSKSNFLQMPEKNLKGGFISRIISSSRLVFSKDKEITSKYDTGRYYSDLDRERWNMYYIGELFKSMGICKKYLQNDNVYTSYIAAVRSVEEFSRLYVNSSGHMISKDSMTISMNLNDNFKKCVDKLFFKNENIVDSINSTIDYLTENVNRDIRNTTKLLLNYMREKDCFLSSEDIKNDDLFYHYNINMEEILNKLWERNILKKETRNYKLKDGTVLFKENVYFI, encoded by the coding sequence TTGGAAAAAACTATATTACAATATCAAAAGGCTTTTAACAGCACAATTGATAGACTTAAAGCAAATGATGTTGTCCTTGCAGTTATGGTTTTTGGAAGTATGGTCACTGGCGATTTGTGGGATGAATCTGATATCGACTTACTTGTAGTGTTTGATAATAAAAGGGGCAGTATTAAAAACATTTACACTGAGGAAAAGGGAATTCAAATTCATGTTAAACTTGTAAGCAAGAGTAACTTCCTGCAGATGCCTGAAAAAAATTTAAAGGGTGGATTTATATCTAGAATAATATCTTCATCCAGACTGGTATTTTCAAAGGATAAGGAAATAACTTCAAAATATGATACTGGAAGATATTATTCAGATTTAGATAGAGAAAGATGGAATATGTATTATATTGGAGAGTTATTTAAAAGTATGGGTATATGTAAAAAATATCTTCAAAATGACAATGTATATACTTCATATATTGCTGCAGTACGTTCTGTTGAAGAGTTTTCCAGATTATATGTAAATTCTTCAGGACATATGATAAGTAAAGATTCTATGACTATTTCTATGAATTTAAATGACAACTTTAAAAAATGTGTAGACAAATTATTTTTTAAAAATGAAAATATAGTTGATTCTATAAATAGTACCATAGATTATTTAACGGAAAATGTAAACAGAGATATAAGAAATACGACTAAGTTATTATTAAATTATATGAGAGAAAAGGATTGTTTTTTAAGTTCAGAAGATATAAAAAATGATGATTTATTTTATCATTACAACATAAATATGGAAGAAATATTAAATAAGCTGTGGGAAAGAAATATACTTAAAAAAGAAACGAGAAACTATAAGTTAAAGGATGGAACTGTATTATTTAAGGAGAATGTATATTTTATTTAA
- a CDS encoding transposase, with amino-acid sequence MICQIQEYWRNLKNKRIKLVSEEFQISKLTAKKYINMTEEEIQKLNNPANYKKRTTIMDEYINIVFKMQRDGINDDLIYFYILKHGYSGNQKSLWNYIYCIEKNNFPDRTPMNPKFLIEWSYPDDVIIIKRNSLLKYLLTKNPKTKKDETIGKYINKLIEKYRDSSIASFCNGIERDIAPIKNAISLKVSSGFVEGNNNKFKLIKRIVYGKSGLVNLAKKCFLAFLSKRPSFNLVDLI; translated from the coding sequence TTGATCTGTCAGATCCAGGAATACTGGAGAAATCTCAAAAATAAAAGAATCAAACTTGTTTCAGAAGAATTTCAAATATCCAAATTAACAGCAAAAAAATATATCAACATGACTGAGGAGGAAATCCAAAAACTTAACAATCCAGCTAATTATAAGAAAAGAACAACGATAATGGATGAATATATCAATATCGTCTTCAAGATGCAGCGTGACGGAATCAATGATGACCTGATTTATTTTTATATTTTGAAACATGGATATAGTGGAAATCAAAAATCATTATGGAACTATATCTATTGCATTGAAAAAAACAACTTTCCAGATAGAACTCCAATGAACCCCAAGTTCCTTATAGAATGGAGTTATCCTGATGATGTCATTATTATAAAAAGAAATAGTCTGTTAAAATATCTGCTTACAAAGAATCCAAAAACAAAAAAAGATGAGACTATAGGAAAATATATTAATAAACTTATTGAAAAATACAGAGATTCATCAATAGCTTCTTTTTGCAATGGTATAGAAAGAGATATTGCCCCGATCAAGAATGCAATATCTCTAAAAGTAAGTTCAGGATTTGTTGAAGGAAACAACAACAAATTCAAACTTATCAAACGTATTGTATACGGAAAATCTGGATTAGTCAATCTGGCAAAAAAATGTTTTTTGGCATTTCTCTCTAAAAGGCCATCGTTTAATCTTGTTGACTTAATCTAA
- a CDS encoding ISL3 family transposase: MKYKTIGDFSFLLDDNHFVYNYTENENTLDIYVKSKPHSCCCPECGSESRQLHATYERTLQDTPIHCKQTFLHANVYKYECLNPACNRRIFMEKLPFAKLSQVRTDALNSLILGVSMFLSNEGAIKVLALLGVKISNDTIQRLYDSIEFVDDPDVEAIGVDDVAIRKGQTYATAIYDLKGHHLIALLEGRDGQPLREWLKQHKKVKLVARDRVSAYASAISEILPECIQVADRFHLLQNLLDRMKDIFKEDMPAKIFIRNDEILDKAPEKVLKKKMPNEKMIESFDYDNSVPRTPNGTEIKFDNKKHDLNSPQYRAHTESRKKNSD, translated from the coding sequence ATGAAATACAAAACTATTGGTGATTTTTCTTTTTTGCTGGATGACAATCATTTTGTCTATAATTATACAGAAAATGAAAACACCTTAGATATTTACGTCAAATCAAAACCACACAGTTGCTGTTGCCCTGAATGTGGTTCAGAAAGCAGACAGTTACATGCTACTTATGAAAGGACTCTACAGGATACTCCAATTCATTGCAAACAGACATTTCTTCATGCAAATGTTTACAAGTATGAATGTCTGAATCCTGCTTGCAACCGCAGAATATTTATGGAAAAACTACCTTTTGCAAAGTTATCACAGGTAAGAACTGATGCACTGAATTCTTTGATTCTTGGTGTGTCAATGTTTTTAAGCAACGAAGGTGCAATCAAGGTTCTTGCACTACTTGGAGTAAAAATCAGTAATGATACTATACAACGACTGTATGACAGTATAGAATTCGTAGATGATCCAGATGTGGAAGCAATAGGTGTGGATGATGTTGCTATACGAAAAGGTCAAACTTATGCGACTGCTATTTATGATCTAAAAGGCCATCATCTAATTGCTCTCTTAGAAGGTAGAGATGGACAACCTTTGAGAGAGTGGCTAAAACAGCATAAGAAAGTAAAATTGGTCGCAAGAGACCGTGTCAGTGCCTATGCATCTGCCATTAGCGAGATACTTCCGGAATGCATTCAGGTGGCAGACCGGTTTCATCTGCTTCAAAATCTCCTTGATCGGATGAAAGATATTTTTAAAGAAGATATGCCGGCAAAAATATTTATACGTAATGATGAAATATTGGATAAAGCCCCAGAAAAAGTTTTAAAGAAAAAAATGCCGAATGAGAAAATGATAGAGTCGTTTGACTATGATAATTCTGTTCCACGAACCCCTAACGGAACAGAAATTAAGTTCGATAACAAAAAACATGATCTGAATTCACCACAATATCGGGCACATACTGAAAGCAGGAAAAAAAACAGCGATTGA
- the hflX gene encoding GTPase HflX — MIYGNTEGIKNSILDELEKIYDIRVSKESICSREIVEMISRITTYLNRELSLAIDKRGTIVSISVGDSSTVSITEIEANQNKLCGIRIVHTHPNGDSRLSEIDISALVKLRLDCIAAIGVDKDGITGITIGFCKVKNGEVISEISEKLTLEDAVNFNIVQKVNEIEKSMNDEYVLQEEGERALLVGTDTEDSLDELKELAKACNVNVLEKILQKRDTIDTAFYVGKGKVSEIALIAQLSGANIVIFDDELSGSQVRNLEENLGIKVIDRTTLILHIFASRARSKESKLQVELAQLKYRLARLSGLGIVLSRTGGGIGTRGPGEKKLETDRRHIRDKIYEISKELKKIKQVRKTQRKKRDEINKVSLVGYTNSGKSTLRNKLCEVAVTRENVNKEKVFEADMLFATLDTTTRAVELEDGRTIAVTDTVGFIKKLPHDLVEAFKSTLEEVQYADLLLHVVDASSDYAEEQIDAVNEVLNELEVNDKPVLIVLNKIDKLEDTKLSSIKDRYKNSNAIFISARYGTNLNELLKRVLEMLPHNIKKAEYLIPYTEQSVVSFIHKYCKVKNEDYREDGTYVNALVDEKTYNKFKKFIINLK; from the coding sequence TTGATATATGGAAATACAGAAGGAATAAAGAATTCGATATTAGATGAATTGGAAAAGATTTATGATATAAGAGTTTCAAAAGAAAGCATATGCAGCAGGGAAATTGTAGAAATGATTTCTAGAATTACTACTTATTTAAATAGAGAATTAAGCCTAGCAATTGATAAAAGAGGAACAATTGTAAGCATATCTGTTGGGGATAGTAGTACTGTAAGTATTACTGAAATTGAGGCAAATCAAAATAAGCTCTGTGGTATTAGGATAGTACATACCCACCCTAATGGAGATTCTAGACTTTCCGAAATTGATATTTCAGCCTTGGTAAAATTGAGATTAGACTGCATAGCGGCTATAGGGGTTGACAAGGATGGCATTACAGGCATTACTATAGGATTTTGCAAGGTAAAAAATGGAGAAGTTATAAGTGAAATTTCAGAAAAGCTTACTTTAGAGGACGCAGTTAACTTTAATATAGTACAAAAAGTAAATGAAATAGAAAAATCGATGAATGATGAATATGTGCTGCAAGAAGAAGGAGAGAGAGCATTACTTGTAGGAACGGATACTGAAGATAGCTTGGATGAATTAAAAGAACTGGCAAAAGCCTGTAATGTTAATGTGTTAGAAAAAATACTTCAAAAAAGAGATACTATAGATACTGCTTTTTATGTAGGAAAGGGAAAGGTAAGTGAGATAGCATTAATTGCACAGCTCAGTGGTGCAAATATAGTAATTTTTGATGATGAATTATCTGGCTCTCAAGTTAGAAACTTAGAAGAAAACCTAGGAATAAAAGTAATAGATAGAACTACTCTTATACTTCATATATTTGCTTCAAGGGCAAGGAGTAAGGAATCTAAGTTACAGGTGGAACTTGCACAACTAAAATACAGGTTAGCTAGGCTTTCAGGACTCGGTATAGTTCTTTCAAGGACTGGAGGAGGAATAGGCACTAGAGGACCTGGTGAAAAGAAGTTGGAAACTGATAGAAGACATATAAGAGACAAAATATATGAAATTAGTAAAGAACTGAAGAAAATAAAGCAGGTTAGAAAAACTCAAAGAAAGAAGAGAGATGAGATAAACAAGGTATCACTGGTGGGGTATACTAATTCGGGTAAATCTACTTTAAGAAATAAATTGTGTGAAGTAGCTGTTACTAGAGAAAATGTAAATAAGGAAAAGGTATTTGAAGCAGATATGTTATTTGCTACTTTGGACACTACTACTAGGGCTGTGGAATTGGAAGATGGCAGAACAATTGCAGTGACCGACACCGTAGGTTTTATAAAAAAACTTCCTCATGATTTGGTAGAAGCATTTAAATCTACTTTAGAAGAAGTACAATATGCTGATTTATTATTACATGTAGTAGATGCATCATCCGATTATGCAGAAGAACAGATAGATGCAGTAAATGAAGTACTGAACGAATTAGAAGTAAATGATAAACCTGTACTTATAGTATTAAACAAAATTGACAAATTGGAAGATACTAAATTAAGCAGTATAAAAGATAGATATAAAAATTCAAATGCAATATTTATATCAGCTAGATATGGTACAAATTTAAATGAGCTTTTGAAAAGAGTATTGGAAATGCTTCCTCATAATATAAAAAAAGCAGAATATTTAATTCCTTATACAGAACAATCTGTAGTGTCATTTATTCACAAATATTGTAAGGTAAAGAATGAAGATTATAGGGAAGATGGAACCTATGTAAATGCACTTGTAGATGAAAAAACATACAATAAATTTAAGAAGTTTATAATTAACCTAAAATAA
- the hpt gene encoding hypoxanthine phosphoribosyltransferase has translation MENRTKNILISQERIEKRIEEVGKIITTKYKDKNLYVLSLLRGSFIFTADLVRQIKLPVKIGFMTTSSYGNSETSSGEIKIVNDILDDLKGYDVLIVDDITDTGITMDFAIDHVKSLGASSVKCCVLLDKPDRRKISLTPDFCCFEIPDVFVAGYGLNYGDYYRNIPYIFNWE, from the coding sequence ATGGAAAACAGAACAAAAAACATATTGATATCCCAAGAACGAATTGAAAAGAGGATAGAAGAAGTAGGTAAAATAATAACCACTAAATATAAAGATAAAAATTTATATGTATTATCACTTTTAAGAGGAAGTTTCATATTTACAGCAGATTTAGTAAGACAAATAAAACTTCCTGTAAAAATAGGATTTATGACAACTTCAAGTTATGGAAATTCTGAAACATCATCTGGTGAAATAAAAATTGTAAATGATATATTAGACGACCTGAAGGGGTATGATGTTTTAATTGTAGATGACATAACAGATACAGGTATTACTATGGACTTTGCTATAGACCATGTAAAATCTCTAGGTGCTTCCAGTGTAAAATGCTGCGTTCTTCTAGACAAGCCTGACAGAAGAAAAATTTCATTGACCCCGGATTTTTGTTGTTTCGAAATTCCCGATGTATTTGTTGCAGGTTATGGATTAAATTATGGAGACTATTATCGAAATATACCTTATATATTTAACTGGGAATAA